One window from the genome of Streptomyces sp. NBC_00287 encodes:
- a CDS encoding alpha/beta fold hydrolase, translated as MTTPAPLPPPPGARAYPLRTARGDFAVVDLQVPPGVDQRGVALLLPGFTGSKEDFSLLHAPLAARGYRSVAIDGRGQYESDGPADDESAYAQGELARDVLAQAEAAGAPVHLVGHSLGGQIARAAVILDHSPFRSLTLVASGPAQISTSQQQRVKLLRDALAVMTMPEVWDAILAMGPPEEVGGPARGIGGLDHLRRRWLGNKPAQLAATGGQLCTEPDRVAELAAVPLPFHVLSGEKDDTWPVPLLDDMAVRLHAHRTIVPGAEHSPNAEQPLPTADALADFWDSLTEADG; from the coding sequence GTGACGACCCCCGCCCCCCTGCCCCCACCCCCCGGCGCCCGCGCCTACCCCCTCCGCACCGCGCGCGGAGACTTCGCCGTGGTCGATTTGCAGGTACCCCCAGGGGTGGACCAGCGTGGTGTCGCCCTGCTTCTCCCAGGTTTCACGGGCAGCAAGGAGGACTTCAGCCTCCTGCACGCACCGCTAGCCGCACGCGGATACCGCAGCGTCGCCATCGATGGGCGGGGACAGTACGAGTCGGACGGGCCCGCGGACGACGAATCCGCTTACGCGCAGGGCGAGTTGGCAAGGGACGTCCTCGCACAGGCGGAAGCCGCCGGCGCCCCCGTACACCTGGTCGGGCACTCCCTCGGCGGCCAGATCGCCCGTGCCGCCGTCATCCTCGACCACTCACCTTTCCGGTCGCTGACGCTCGTCGCGTCCGGACCTGCCCAGATCTCCACCTCCCAGCAGCAGCGCGTCAAACTGCTCCGCGACGCGCTCGCCGTGATGACGATGCCGGAGGTGTGGGACGCGATCCTGGCCATGGGACCGCCGGAGGAGGTCGGCGGACCGGCCCGCGGGATCGGGGGCCTCGATCATCTGCGCCGCCGCTGGCTCGGCAACAAGCCCGCCCAACTCGCCGCGACAGGCGGCCAGTTGTGCACCGAGCCGGACCGGGTCGCCGAACTCGCCGCCGTACCGCTGCCGTTCCATGTCCTGTCCGGCGAGAAGGACGACACCTGGCCAGTGCCGCTGCTGGACGACATGGCGGTACGCCTGCACGCCCACCGCACGATCGTCCCCGGCGCCGAACACTCCCCCAACGCCGAGCAGCCCCTCCCCACGGCCGACGCCCTCGCCGACTTCTGGGACAGCCTTACCGAAGCGGACGGCTAG
- a CDS encoding NYN domain-containing protein produces the protein MNDDLAALGARIDRTNELLQRMLAEVAKTPSTHAIFVDAGYLYAAAGRLVAGTEDRRAFDLDAEGLIEALIDRARTIFADSRLLRVYWYDGARRRIHTAEQQSIAELPDVKVRLGNLNANNQQKGVDSLIRTDLESLARHRAISDAALLGGDEDLVSAVEAAQGYGARVHLWGIEAPEGRNQAEPLLWEVDSQRTFDLDFFKPYVSRRTAAYEGTAARPTREDVRFVGAQIAAKWLAARGRESLVELLPGHPYLPGSVDQDLLVEAEGLLQYSLRGQADLRRALRDGFWGHLQGQY, from the coding sequence ATGAACGACGACCTCGCGGCGCTCGGCGCCCGTATCGACCGCACCAACGAGTTGCTCCAGCGCATGCTCGCCGAGGTGGCGAAGACGCCCTCGACCCATGCGATCTTCGTCGACGCGGGGTATCTGTACGCGGCCGCGGGCCGGCTGGTCGCCGGGACGGAGGACCGACGCGCCTTCGACCTCGACGCCGAGGGACTGATCGAGGCGCTCATCGACCGCGCCCGGACGATCTTCGCGGACAGCAGACTGCTGCGCGTCTACTGGTACGACGGCGCCCGGCGCCGTATCCACACCGCCGAGCAGCAGTCGATCGCCGAGCTGCCGGATGTGAAGGTACGGCTCGGCAACCTCAACGCCAACAACCAGCAGAAGGGCGTCGACTCCCTGATCCGCACCGACCTGGAGTCACTCGCCCGACATCGCGCCATCAGCGACGCGGCACTGCTCGGCGGCGACGAAGACCTGGTCTCCGCGGTGGAGGCGGCGCAGGGGTACGGCGCCCGGGTCCATCTATGGGGCATCGAGGCGCCGGAGGGCCGCAACCAGGCGGAGCCCCTCCTCTGGGAGGTCGACAGCCAGCGCACCTTCGACCTCGACTTCTTCAAGCCGTACGTCTCACGGCGCACCGCCGCCTACGAGGGGACGGCGGCCCGTCCCACCCGCGAGGACGTCCGTTTCGTGGGCGCGCAGATCGCGGCGAAGTGGTTGGCGGCGCGGGGCAGGGAGTCACTGGTGGAGCTGCTGCCCGGGCACCCGTACCTACCCGGCTCCGTCGACCAGGATCTGCTCGTGGAGGCGGAGGGGCTGCTGCAGTATTCGCTGCGCGGGCAGGCGGATCTGCGGCGGGCGTTGCGGGATGGGTTTTGGGGGCATTTGCAGGGGCAGTACTAG
- a CDS encoding PHP domain-containing protein, whose amino-acid sequence MRIDLHTHSTASDGTDSPAELVRNAAAAGLDVVALTDHDTTRGYGEAIAALPEGLTLVTGAELSCRIDGISMHMLAYLFDPEEPALLAERELVRDDRVPRAQGMVARLNGLGVPVTWEQVLRIAGDGSVGRPHVASALVELGVVPSVGDAFTQDWLADGGRAFVEKHETDPFEAIRLIKGAGGVAVFAHPAAAKRGRTVPESAIAELAAAGLDGIEVDHMDHDPDTRARLRGLGKELGLLMTGSSDYHGSRKTCVLGEYTTDPEVYGEITRRATGAFPVPGTGGA is encoded by the coding sequence GTGCGTATCGATCTGCACACCCACTCCACCGCTTCCGACGGTACGGACAGCCCCGCTGAGCTGGTGCGTAATGCCGCCGCTGCCGGGCTTGACGTTGTGGCGCTCACCGATCACGACACCACCCGTGGGTACGGCGAGGCCATTGCCGCGTTGCCCGAGGGGCTCACGCTCGTCACCGGTGCCGAGCTGTCCTGTCGTATCGACGGGATCAGCATGCACATGTTGGCCTACCTCTTCGATCCCGAGGAGCCGGCGCTGCTCGCCGAGCGGGAGCTGGTGCGGGACGACCGGGTGCCGAGGGCCCAGGGGATGGTTGCCAGGCTGAACGGGCTGGGTGTGCCGGTGACCTGGGAGCAGGTGCTGCGGATCGCCGGGGACGGGTCCGTCGGGCGGCCGCATGTCGCGTCCGCGCTGGTCGAGCTCGGGGTCGTGCCGAGCGTGGGTGACGCCTTCACGCAGGACTGGCTGGCCGACGGCGGGCGGGCCTTCGTGGAGAAGCACGAGACGGATCCCTTCGAGGCGATCCGGCTGATCAAGGGCGCGGGCGGAGTCGCCGTGTTCGCCCATCCCGCGGCCGCCAAGCGGGGCCGTACCGTGCCCGAGTCGGCCATCGCGGAGCTCGCCGCGGCCGGACTCGACGGCATCGAGGTCGACCACATGGACCACGACCCGGACACCCGGGCACGGCTGCGCGGCCTCGGCAAGGAGCTCGGCCTCCTGATGACCGGCTCCAGCGACTACCACGGCAGCCGCAAGACCTGTGTGCTCGGCGAGTACACGACCGACCCCGAGGTCTACGGCGAGATCACGCGGCGCGCGACCGGGGCGTTCCCGGTCCCCGGGACCGGCGGAGCCTGA
- a CDS encoding MarC family protein, which translates to MFDVAVFGSLFLTLFVIMDPPGITPIFLALTSGRPAKVQRRMAFQAVCVAGGVITVFGLLGHQILNYLHVSVPALMIAGGLLLLLIALDLLTGKTDEPKQTKDVNVALVPLGMPLLAGPGAIVSVILAVQKADSVATQVSVWTAILAIHVVLWLVMRYSLLIIRVIKDGGVVLVTRLAGMMLSAIAVQQIINGVTQVIQSS; encoded by the coding sequence ATGTTCGACGTTGCCGTCTTCGGCTCTCTTTTTCTGACCCTTTTTGTCATCATGGATCCCCCTGGGATCACCCCGATCTTCCTGGCGCTGACCTCCGGCCGCCCGGCCAAGGTGCAGAGGCGGATGGCCTTCCAGGCCGTCTGTGTGGCCGGCGGTGTGATCACCGTGTTCGGGCTGCTCGGGCATCAGATCCTGAACTATCTGCATGTGTCCGTGCCCGCGCTGATGATCGCGGGCGGGCTGCTGCTCCTGCTCATCGCGCTGGACCTGCTCACCGGCAAGACGGACGAGCCGAAGCAGACCAAGGACGTCAATGTCGCCCTCGTACCGCTGGGCATGCCGCTGCTGGCGGGCCCCGGTGCGATCGTGTCCGTCATCCTGGCCGTGCAGAAGGCCGACAGTGTGGCCACGCAGGTCTCGGTGTGGACGGCGATCCTCGCCATCCATGTCGTGCTGTGGCTGGTGATGCGGTACTCGCTGCTGATCATCCGGGTCATCAAGGACGGCGGTGTCGTGCTGGTGACCCGGCTCGCGGGCATGATGCTCTCCGCCATCGCCGTGCAGCAGATCATCAACGGTGTCACCCAGGTCATCCAGTCGTCCTGA
- a CDS encoding DEAD/DEAH box helicase, which produces MTLPVALSGTDVIGQAKTGTGKTLGFGLPLLERVTVPADVEAGRAKPEDLTDAPQALVVVPTRELCTQVTNDLLTAGKVRNVRVLAIYGGRAYEPQVEALKKGVDVIVGTPGRLLDLAGQKKLNLKHIKALVLDEADEMLDLGFLPDVEKIINMLPARRQTMLFSATMPGAVIGLARRYMSQPTHIRATAPDDEGQTVRNTAQFVYRAHNMDKPEMVARILQADGRGLVMVFCRTKRTAADLADQLQQRGFASGAVHGDLGQGAREQALRAFRNGKVDVLVCTDVAARGIDVEGVTHVINYQSPEDEKTYLHRIGRTGRAGAKGIAITLVDWDDIPRWQLINKALDLGFNDPPETYSTSPHLFEELSIPAGTKGVLPRSERTRAGLAAEEVEDLGETGGRGARGRGGRGGRGDGRDESRSADRERSARTPRRRRRTRGGAALDPTAAPAPTGTDAPEAIPAADEATATRTPRRRRRTRNGAPESAPTTSTATNSAEAALDTAEATTEPQANRRRRTRKTAEPTSISPEQTAVETPAPLTEPTASEPKATTPRRRTRKSAEATATSAEQTVVEIPAPLTEPTASEPEATTPRRRTRKTAEPAAEAAVDTAETAEAKPRRTRKATAAAETAVDTAEATEAKPKVRRTRKAAETAPEPEATTEAKPRRTRKATAAAEAAVDTAEATEAKPAARRTRKATVAAETAVDTAEATEAKPKVRRTRKATEPADIPAQAAEEPTTPRRRTRKAAAETAVDTTEATEAKPKVRRTRKAAETAPEQGATAEAKPRRTRKATAAAEAAVDTAEATEAKPKVRRTRKATEPAEIPAQAAEEPTTPRRRTRKATAAAETAVDTAEATEAKPKARRTRKATVAAEPTES; this is translated from the coding sequence TGTGCACGCAGGTCACCAACGACCTGCTGACCGCCGGCAAGGTGCGTAACGTCCGCGTTCTCGCGATCTACGGCGGCCGCGCCTACGAGCCTCAGGTCGAGGCCCTGAAGAAGGGCGTCGACGTCATCGTCGGCACCCCGGGCCGGCTGCTGGACCTCGCGGGCCAGAAGAAGCTGAACCTCAAGCACATCAAGGCGCTCGTCCTCGACGAGGCCGACGAGATGCTCGACCTGGGCTTCCTGCCCGACGTCGAGAAGATCATCAACATGCTGCCGGCCCGTCGTCAGACGATGCTGTTCTCGGCGACCATGCCGGGCGCGGTCATCGGTCTCGCGCGCCGCTACATGTCGCAGCCCACGCACATCCGCGCCACGGCGCCGGACGACGAGGGCCAGACGGTCCGCAACACCGCGCAGTTCGTCTACCGCGCGCACAACATGGACAAGCCGGAGATGGTCGCGCGCATACTGCAGGCCGACGGCCGCGGTCTCGTGATGGTCTTCTGCCGTACGAAGCGGACGGCGGCGGACCTCGCCGACCAGCTGCAGCAGCGCGGTTTCGCCTCCGGCGCGGTCCACGGCGACCTCGGCCAGGGCGCGCGCGAGCAGGCGCTGCGCGCCTTCCGCAACGGCAAGGTCGACGTCCTCGTCTGCACCGATGTCGCCGCGCGCGGTATCGACGTCGAGGGCGTCACGCACGTCATCAACTACCAGTCCCCCGAGGACGAGAAGACGTACCTGCACCGCATCGGCCGTACGGGCCGCGCGGGCGCCAAGGGCATCGCGATCACCCTCGTCGACTGGGACGACATCCCGCGCTGGCAGCTCATCAACAAGGCGCTGGACCTCGGTTTCAACGACCCGCCGGAGACGTACTCCACGTCCCCGCACCTCTTCGAGGAACTGAGCATCCCCGCGGGCACCAAGGGTGTCCTGCCGCGCTCGGAGCGTACGCGCGCGGGTCTTGCGGCGGAGGAAGTCGAGGACCTCGGCGAGACCGGCGGTCGTGGTGCGCGTGGGCGTGGTGGCCGGGGCGGTCGTGGTGACGGCCGGGACGAGTCCCGTTCCGCCGACCGCGAGCGTTCGGCACGTACGCCGCGCCGTCGCCGCCGTACCCGCGGCGGGGCAGCGCTGGACCCGACCGCGGCTCCGGCACCGACCGGCACGGATGCGCCCGAGGCGATCCCGGCGGCCGATGAGGCCACCGCGACCCGCACGCCGCGCCGCCGTCGCCGCACCCGTAACGGTGCACCGGAGTCGGCGCCGACCACGTCCACCGCGACGAACTCGGCAGAAGCCGCACTCGACACGGCCGAGGCGACCACGGAGCCCCAGGCCAATCGCCGCCGCCGCACGCGCAAGACGGCGGAACCGACGTCGATCTCGCCGGAGCAGACGGCCGTAGAAACCCCGGCACCGCTCACGGAGCCGACGGCTTCCGAGCCCAAGGCGACCACGCCGCGCCGCCGCACCCGCAAGTCCGCGGAGGCGACGGCGACTTCGGCGGAGCAGACGGTCGTGGAGATCCCGGCACCGCTCACGGAGCCCACCGCTTCCGAGCCCGAGGCCACGACGCCGCGGCGCCGCACCCGCAAGACGGCCGAGCCGGCCGCCGAGGCCGCGGTCGACACGGCGGAGACGGCAGAGGCGAAGCCGCGCCGGACCCGCAAGGCGACCGCTGCAGCGGAGACGGCGGTCGACACCGCCGAAGCCACCGAGGCGAAGCCGAAGGTACGCCGCACCCGCAAGGCCGCCGAGACGGCGCCCGAGCCGGAGGCGACGACCGAGGCCAAGCCGCGCCGCACCCGCAAGGCAACGGCAGCCGCCGAGGCCGCGGTTGACACGGCCGAGGCCACCGAGGCGAAGCCCGCGGCCCGGCGCACCCGCAAGGCGACAGTTGCGGCGGAGACGGCGGTCGACACCGCCGAAGCCACCGAGGCGAAGCCGAAGGTACGCCGCACCCGTAAGGCCACCGAGCCTGCCGATATCCCGGCCCAGGCCGCCGAGGAGCCGACGACCCCGCGCCGCCGCACCCGCAAGGCAGCGGCAGAGACGGCGGTCGACACCACGGAGGCCACCGAGGCGAAGCCGAAGGTACGCCGCACCCGTAAGGCCGCCGAGACGGCGCCCGAGCAGGGGGCGACCGCCGAGGCCAAGCCGCGCCGCACCCGCAAGGCAACGGCAGCAGCCGAGGCCGCGGTTGACACCGCCGAGGCCACCGAAGCCAAGCCGAAGGTACGCCGCACGCGGAAGGCCACCGAGCCTGCCGAGATCCCGGCCCAGGCCGCCGAGGAGCCGACGACCCCGCGCCGCCGGACCCGCAAGGCAACGGCAGCGGCGGAGACGGCGGTCGACACCGCAGAGGCCACCGAGGCCAAGCCCAAGGCCCGCCGCACCCGCAAGGCCACGGTCGCCGCAGAGCCCACGGAGAGCTGA
- a CDS encoding MFS transporter, whose product MDPFDAGAGGLLRQPKAVWATAGASVVAFMGIGLVDPILPSIAQGLDASASQVSLLFTSYFLITAVAMLVTGYVSSRIGGRRTLLLGLALVVVFAGLAGTSGSVAELVGFRAGWGLGNALFVSTALAVIVGAAAGGSAAAILLYESALGLGMACGPLLGALLGDASWRYPFFGTAFLMAVGFLCITAFLKEQPKPARKISLLDPIKALGHGGLASAAVSSFFYNYTFFTVLAFTPFVLDMTPYKSGAVFFAWGVLLAVFSVLVAPRLQKRFGSLKVLGGSLVLLAADVLVLGYGDHTTAVVCTILSGAFIGVNNTVYTELALGVSDAPRPVASAGYNFVRWFAAAAAPYFAPKIEEWTDIHIPFVVAALTAVLGAVVVVVRRKALTHEAEALETKHAAEDSVTVFAN is encoded by the coding sequence ATGGACCCCTTCGACGCGGGAGCCGGCGGTCTCCTCCGACAGCCCAAGGCCGTATGGGCGACGGCCGGCGCATCCGTCGTCGCCTTCATGGGCATCGGCCTCGTCGACCCGATCCTGCCGTCGATCGCCCAGGGTCTGGACGCCTCGGCGAGCCAGGTCTCCCTGCTCTTCACCTCGTACTTCCTGATCACGGCCGTGGCGATGCTGGTCACCGGCTACGTCTCCAGCCGGATCGGCGGCCGCAGGACCCTGCTGCTCGGCCTCGCCCTCGTGGTGGTCTTCGCAGGGCTCGCCGGCACCTCGGGCTCGGTCGCCGAACTGGTCGGCTTCCGCGCGGGCTGGGGCCTCGGCAACGCCCTCTTCGTCTCCACCGCGCTCGCGGTCATCGTCGGCGCGGCGGCGGGAGGCAGCGCAGCGGCGATCCTGCTCTACGAATCCGCCCTCGGCCTCGGCATGGCCTGCGGCCCGCTCCTGGGCGCCCTGCTCGGCGACGCGAGCTGGCGCTACCCCTTCTTCGGTACGGCCTTCCTGATGGCCGTCGGCTTCCTCTGCATCACGGCGTTCCTGAAGGAGCAGCCGAAGCCGGCGCGGAAGATCTCGCTGCTGGACCCGATCAAGGCGCTCGGCCACGGCGGTCTGGCCTCGGCCGCCGTCTCGTCGTTCTTCTACAACTACACGTTCTTCACCGTGCTGGCCTTCACCCCGTTCGTGCTGGACATGACCCCCTACAAGTCGGGTGCCGTGTTCTTCGCCTGGGGTGTGCTGCTCGCCGTCTTCTCGGTCCTCGTGGCGCCGCGGCTGCAGAAGCGGTTCGGTTCGCTGAAGGTGCTCGGCGGCTCACTCGTGCTGCTCGCGGCCGACGTACTGGTCCTCGGTTACGGCGACCACACCACCGCCGTCGTGTGCACGATCCTGTCCGGCGCCTTCATCGGCGTGAACAACACCGTCTACACGGAGCTGGCGCTCGGCGTCTCGGACGCCCCGCGTCCCGTGGCGAGCGCGGGCTACAACTTCGTGCGCTGGTTCGCGGCCGCCGCCGCTCCCTACTTCGCGCCGAAGATCGAGGAGTGGACCGACATCCACATCCCGTTCGTGGTGGCGGCGCTCACCGCCGTACTGGGCGCGGTCGTGGTCGTCGTACGACGGAAGGCGCTCACCCACGAGGCGGAGGCGCTGGAGACGAAGCACGCCGCCGAGGACAGCGTCACCGTGTTCGCCAACTGA
- a CDS encoding DUF6758 family protein has protein sequence MRGEPSCPKCGGRVRAPGLFADSWQCDVHGTVHPLQPVIPPSVEALSVVVHRTQVPVWMPWPLPVGWLFTGVACAGDDRSGGRATAVACTGPGPLGGMGELILVAEELGVGLGARYAGIDGPDPGPYMHVEKPAQAKVLAAGRPTPLWHVTKTPDDRAVFAGEALGLWLWAVVWPEQTGLLMYDELVLTDLRDAGAEVDLVPCGALSPRLLEP, from the coding sequence ATGAGGGGCGAACCCAGTTGCCCGAAGTGTGGTGGCCGGGTCAGGGCTCCCGGACTCTTCGCCGATTCCTGGCAGTGCGATGTGCACGGCACCGTGCATCCGCTGCAGCCCGTGATCCCGCCCAGCGTCGAGGCACTCAGCGTCGTCGTGCATCGCACCCAGGTGCCGGTGTGGATGCCATGGCCGCTGCCGGTCGGCTGGCTGTTCACGGGCGTGGCCTGCGCGGGGGACGACCGCAGTGGCGGACGTGCGACAGCCGTTGCCTGCACCGGTCCGGGGCCGCTGGGCGGCATGGGCGAGCTGATCCTGGTCGCCGAGGAGCTGGGAGTCGGGCTCGGGGCGCGGTACGCGGGGATCGACGGGCCGGATCCGGGGCCGTACATGCACGTCGAGAAGCCGGCGCAGGCGAAGGTGTTGGCGGCGGGGCGGCCGACTCCGCTGTGGCATGTCACCAAGACGCCGGACGACCGGGCCGTGTTCGCGGGCGAGGCCCTGGGGCTGTGGCTGTGGGCCGTGGTGTGGCCCGAGCAGACGGGGTTGCTGATGTACGACGAGCTGGTGCTGACGGATTTGCGGGATGCGGGGGCGGAGGTCGACCTGGTGCCTTGCGGAGCCTTGTCGCCGCGCTTGCTTGAGCCGTAG